Proteins encoded by one window of Chondromyces crocatus:
- a CDS encoding GbsR/MarR family transcriptional regulator yields the protein MSKPHDMVREAELLAAEAIGDVIEHWGFRRVLGRVWTVLFIAAQALPAAEIGERLQISAGAVSMSLNELLRWGVVRRVWRPGERREYYEAETDFWKMISRVFDERERQLSHSVRERLEKAEELLRRAPDSPEARVSLDRVSRLLAFVKLAQSALDGFIKSRTLDFSRFGDLVRFPLRAVRRPRV from the coding sequence ATGAGCAAACCTCATGACATGGTGCGCGAGGCCGAGCTTCTGGCGGCCGAGGCGATCGGGGACGTGATCGAGCACTGGGGGTTCCGCCGGGTGCTCGGTCGCGTGTGGACCGTGCTGTTCATCGCCGCGCAAGCGTTGCCCGCGGCGGAGATCGGCGAGCGTCTCCAGATCTCCGCGGGTGCCGTGAGCATGTCGCTGAACGAGCTGCTCCGCTGGGGGGTCGTGCGTCGGGTGTGGCGGCCCGGCGAGCGGCGGGAGTACTACGAGGCCGAGACCGATTTCTGGAAGATGATCTCGAGGGTGTTCGACGAGCGGGAGCGCCAGCTCTCCCACTCGGTACGCGAGCGCCTGGAGAAGGCCGAGGAGCTGCTCCGGCGCGCGCCGGACAGCCCCGAGGCGCGCGTGAGCCTCGACCGGGTGAGCCGGCTCCTGGCGTTCGTCAAGCTGGCGCAGTCGGCTTTGGATGGCTTCATCAAGAGCAGGACTCTGGATTTCTCGCGGTTCGGGGACCTGGTCCGGTTCCCTCTCCGCGCCGTGCGCAGGCCTCGGGTGTAG
- a CDS encoding polyprenyl synthetase family protein, which translates to MVSKDVKADDVVATLGDVCAARGLDALTARLAALQTLLAGDLAEVEAALAVVAKNGGTPAHESARHLLELGGKRLRPICVALASHVGSGFTPAALTFAVAVEMIHNATLLHDDVVDLGDRRRGADTARVVYGNAASIFGGDWLLAEALCRVQAAGVEGVLDRMLVVVREMVTAETLQLAARGRVRTSTSEYFKIVQGKTASLFQWAMFAGGRAGGVGTRECEALESYGGMLGLAFQIVDDVLDFAGDPEATGKDLLTDLREGKMTYPLLLAVERDPGLADELEANCRGDEVSVTPEIARRIGRVMSEGGVVQDCLALATRMCRDAAQSLEILPASQARSALQDVALATPLRRK; encoded by the coding sequence ATGGTTTCCAAGGATGTGAAGGCGGACGACGTCGTGGCCACGCTCGGCGACGTCTGCGCCGCGCGTGGCCTCGACGCGCTGACCGCGCGCCTCGCCGCGCTGCAGACCTTGCTGGCGGGCGACCTCGCCGAGGTCGAGGCGGCACTCGCGGTGGTGGCGAAGAACGGGGGGACGCCCGCGCACGAGAGCGCGCGGCACCTGCTCGAGCTCGGCGGCAAGCGGCTCCGGCCCATCTGTGTGGCGCTGGCCTCGCACGTGGGCTCCGGGTTCACGCCGGCGGCGCTGACCTTCGCGGTGGCGGTGGAGATGATCCACAACGCGACCTTGCTCCACGATGACGTGGTGGATCTCGGCGACCGGCGGCGCGGTGCCGACACGGCGCGGGTGGTCTACGGCAACGCGGCGTCGATCTTCGGCGGCGACTGGCTCCTCGCCGAGGCGCTGTGCCGGGTGCAGGCGGCGGGCGTCGAGGGGGTGCTCGACCGGATGCTGGTGGTGGTGCGGGAGATGGTCACCGCCGAGACCTTGCAGCTCGCGGCGCGCGGGCGGGTGCGGACGAGCACGAGCGAGTACTTCAAGATCGTGCAAGGCAAGACGGCGTCGCTCTTCCAGTGGGCGATGTTCGCGGGTGGGCGCGCCGGCGGGGTGGGGACGCGCGAATGCGAGGCGCTGGAGTCCTACGGCGGGATGCTGGGGCTGGCGTTCCAGATCGTGGACGACGTGCTCGACTTCGCCGGAGATCCGGAGGCGACCGGCAAAGATCTGCTGACCGATCTGCGGGAGGGGAAGATGACGTACCCGCTCCTCCTCGCGGTGGAGCGCGATCCGGGGCTGGCAGACGAGCTGGAAGCGAACTGTCGCGGCGACGAGGTGTCGGTGACGCCCGAGATCGCGCGGCGAATCGGGCGGGTGATGTCGGAGGGCGGGGTGGTTCAAGATTGCCTCGCACTGGCGACGCGGATGTGCAGGGACGCGGCGCAGAGCCTCGAGATCCTTCCCGCGAGCCAGGCGCGATCCGCGCTCCAGGATGTCGCGCTGGCGACTCCCCTGAGGAGGAAGTGA
- the aroF gene encoding 3-deoxy-7-phosphoheptulonate synthase: MIVSLKQGADARAVLGELARRGLWVSQVERGPGGSASHYVIAEHSAHVTPEDLLLIEGVADVSTTKSPHPLLDRQGSSVMVGDVRIEAGARFRPTWMCGPCSVESEAHARDVAAALVPLGVQFLRGGAFKPRTSPYAFQGVGAEALVWLRRAADSQGMKVVTEALSEADAPAVAELADLIQVGSRNMHNYALLKAIGRTGRPALLKRGMAATLEEWLLAAEYLLSSGSSGVVLAERGIRSFDPSTRNLLDLGAVALLSHVHGLPVIVDPSHGAGRRDLILPLSRAAMGAGAAGVMIETHEDPARALSDGPQALRLSELSAIVRELGAAPGVPVTSVSTVAPSSAARAAGAGSIDTWAQAASAEGA; encoded by the coding sequence ATGATCGTCTCTTTGAAGCAAGGCGCCGATGCTCGGGCGGTGTTGGGTGAGCTCGCCCGCCGAGGGCTGTGGGTCAGCCAGGTGGAGCGCGGCCCGGGTGGCAGCGCCTCCCACTACGTGATCGCGGAACACTCTGCGCACGTGACGCCCGAGGATCTGCTCCTCATCGAGGGCGTGGCCGACGTGAGCACGACGAAGTCGCCGCATCCGCTGCTCGATCGGCAGGGTTCCTCGGTGATGGTGGGCGATGTGCGGATCGAGGCCGGCGCGCGCTTCCGGCCGACGTGGATGTGCGGGCCGTGCAGCGTGGAGTCGGAGGCGCACGCGCGTGACGTGGCCGCGGCACTCGTGCCGCTCGGGGTGCAGTTCCTGCGCGGCGGTGCGTTCAAGCCGCGGACGTCGCCCTATGCGTTCCAGGGCGTGGGCGCCGAGGCGCTGGTGTGGCTCCGGCGCGCAGCGGACAGCCAGGGCATGAAGGTGGTCACCGAGGCCCTGAGCGAGGCCGACGCACCCGCCGTGGCGGAGCTGGCGGACCTCATCCAGGTCGGCTCGCGCAACATGCACAACTACGCACTGCTCAAGGCGATCGGGCGCACCGGGCGCCCTGCGCTGCTGAAGCGGGGCATGGCGGCGACACTGGAGGAGTGGTTGCTCGCGGCCGAGTACCTCCTGTCGAGCGGGTCGAGCGGCGTGGTCCTCGCGGAGCGCGGAATCCGCAGCTTCGATCCCTCGACGCGCAACCTGCTCGATCTCGGCGCGGTGGCGCTTCTGTCGCACGTGCACGGGCTGCCGGTGATCGTGGATCCGTCCCACGGCGCGGGCCGGCGGGATCTGATCCTGCCGCTGTCGCGCGCAGCGATGGGCGCAGGCGCCGCCGGCGTGATGATCGAGACGCACGAGGACCCGGCGCGGGCGCTGAGCGACGGGCCGCAAGCGCTGCGGCTCTCGGAGCTGTCGGCGATCGTGCGGGAGCTGGGTGCGGCACCAGGCGTGCCCGTGACGTCGGTGTCGACGGTGGCGCCTTCCTCCGCAGCGCGTGCGGCGGGTGCGGGGTCGATCGACACCTGGGCGCAGGCAGCTTCCGCGGAGGGCGCGTGA
- the ubiE gene encoding bifunctional demethylmenaquinone methyltransferase/2-methoxy-6-polyprenyl-1,4-benzoquinol methylase UbiE, whose protein sequence is MSGAAEQEATGGAEGGQLQGSPLEGRSARAGSGEMFDAIAARYDLMNRLVSMGLDQGWRKEAVRALELASRPKHGTVLDLATGTADLALAIAEAHDVRVLGIDPSEKMLAIGREKVKYAHLSGRVSLRLGDAQALDLDDQSVDGVTMAFGIRNVPDRAKALREMARVTKDGGRVAILELSEPREGVLSKLAQFHIHTVVPWLGSVLSGAPEYGYLQRSIAAFPPPEEFAEVMRASGLDIVSVEPMTFGVVCLFVGTPSRAARSSQATGGGRAGHG, encoded by the coding sequence ATGAGCGGCGCAGCAGAGCAAGAGGCCACGGGAGGCGCCGAGGGCGGTCAGCTCCAGGGCAGTCCGCTGGAGGGCCGGTCGGCGCGGGCTGGCAGCGGCGAGATGTTCGACGCGATCGCGGCGCGCTACGATCTGATGAACCGGCTCGTGTCGATGGGGCTGGATCAGGGGTGGCGCAAGGAGGCGGTGCGCGCGCTGGAACTCGCGAGCCGCCCGAAGCACGGCACGGTGCTGGATCTCGCGACCGGCACCGCCGATCTGGCGCTGGCGATCGCCGAGGCCCACGACGTGCGCGTGCTCGGGATCGATCCGTCGGAGAAGATGCTCGCCATCGGGCGCGAGAAGGTGAAGTACGCGCACCTGAGCGGGCGCGTCTCGCTGCGCCTCGGTGACGCCCAGGCCCTCGATCTGGACGACCAGAGCGTGGACGGGGTGACGATGGCGTTCGGCATCCGCAACGTGCCCGATCGCGCGAAGGCGCTGCGGGAGATGGCGCGGGTGACGAAGGACGGCGGCCGGGTGGCGATCCTGGAGCTGTCGGAGCCGCGCGAGGGCGTGCTGAGCAAGCTGGCGCAGTTCCACATCCACACGGTGGTGCCGTGGCTGGGGAGCGTGCTGTCGGGCGCGCCGGAGTACGGCTACCTGCAGCGATCCATCGCGGCGTTCCCGCCGCCGGAGGAGTTCGCGGAGGTGATGCGTGCGTCGGGGCTCGACATCGTCTCGGTCGAGCCGATGACGTTCGGCGTGGTGTGCCTGTTCGTGGGCACGCCGTCGCGCGCTGCGCGCTCTTCGCAGGCCACGGGCGGGGGCAGGGCAGGGCACGGGTGA